A single Lancefieldella parvula DSM 20469 DNA region contains:
- a CDS encoding helix-turn-helix domain-containing protein, translating into MKAERARCGLSASEAAKRIGVSTNTLLRWESGKNTPLSENLMKLARLYNCTPDYLLGIGNYRTRITC; encoded by the coding sequence ATGAAAGCTGAAAGAGCAAGGTGTGGACTGTCTGCAAGTGAAGCTGCTAAAAGAATTGGCGTTTCAACGAACACACTTTTACGCTGGGAGTCTGGCAAGAATACCCCTCTTTCAGAAAATCTTATGAAGCTGGCAAGGCTTTATAACTGCACTCCTGATTACTTACTTGGCATAGGTAATTACCGTACACGAATCACATGTTAA
- a CDS encoding tyrosine-type recombinase/integrase, with the protein MNSNGIWCCRLYLGRNLNGKIIQPYASFPTAKTQKEAEELATMWASHITSDGKVKSTQLTDLLLEYVSIKRRNGASPNTTRQHEGFIRNHINGRLGKEDVRSITSSLFTSFEQDLLKKGLSRNSVINLHQFLRGAYNYFVSAGICDYNPLINVAKPSREVHEAVSIEEWGFAGISTLINSRITTAIQEDEFNSRVVCAFAAWLSLVTGMRCGEVCAIRYSDVNMLYKHIHVSGTVIEESYRKPYRRESTKGKRSRNIAITDSDISFISDYMKLQQAHIAFVESSTPLISLDGSYMRPTSVSRSFTRMRRTLQLPQGITFHSLRHTHASWCLASGVDLKTLSERLGHADPATTLRIYSHLLPGRDRGAAEAFGDALRTIEQGAF; encoded by the coding sequence TTGAATTCGAACGGCATTTGGTGCTGTAGGCTTTACTTAGGAAGAAATCTTAACGGCAAAATCATTCAGCCTTATGCAAGCTTTCCTACGGCAAAGACGCAGAAAGAAGCTGAAGAATTAGCCACTATGTGGGCGTCTCATATTACGTCTGACGGCAAAGTTAAAAGCACACAGCTTACCGATTTACTTCTCGAGTATGTTTCTATTAAACGCAGGAATGGCGCGAGCCCTAACACTACAAGGCAGCATGAAGGCTTCATTAGAAACCATATCAATGGAAGGCTTGGTAAAGAGGATGTAAGAAGTATTACATCCTCTTTATTCACTTCATTTGAGCAGGATTTATTGAAGAAGGGTTTGTCTCGAAACAGTGTAATTAACCTGCATCAATTCTTGAGAGGTGCATACAATTACTTTGTTTCAGCTGGCATATGCGACTATAACCCGCTTATTAACGTGGCTAAGCCGTCCAGGGAAGTCCATGAAGCTGTATCCATTGAAGAATGGGGTTTTGCTGGGATAAGTACCCTTATTAATTCCAGGATTACTACAGCCATTCAAGAGGATGAGTTTAATTCCCGTGTTGTTTGTGCCTTTGCTGCTTGGCTGTCTTTAGTAACTGGTATGCGCTGCGGTGAAGTTTGTGCTATTAGATACAGTGATGTAAACATGCTATATAAGCATATCCACGTATCTGGTACCGTCATTGAAGAGTCTTACAGAAAGCCTTATAGACGAGAATCAACCAAGGGTAAGAGATCTAGAAACATAGCCATTACAGACTCGGACATCAGTTTTATTAGTGACTACATGAAGCTTCAGCAAGCTCATATTGCCTTTGTGGAGTCTTCTACACCGTTAATTAGCCTTGATGGCTCTTACATGCGTCCAACGAGCGTTTCGAGGTCATTTACACGCATGAGACGCACTCTCCAGCTACCTCAAGGCATTACCTTCCACTCACTCAGACATACTCACGCGTCTTGGTGTTTGGCAAGTGGCGTTGACTTAAAGACTCTTTCAGAGCGTCTTGGCCACGCAGACCCAGCAACAACTTTGAGGATTTATTCTCATTTGCTGCCTGGACGTGACCGGGGAGCGGCAGAAGCGTTTGGAGACGCGCTTAGGACCATTGAACAAGGAGCGTTCTAA
- a CDS encoding LexA family protein has product MKYQIAEARKLRNITQAELAEKMGTTQQTVQRYETNQVNIRMDKMIEMSEILNVSLAYLLGMSSSPEISEVSDMAPVPLLGSIAAGTPIEMISVDETYDIPADIHERYPQAFLLKVVGESMNRVLPNGCYALINPCKEEIKPMKAYAVCVNGFDATIKRVKPLSNGYELIPDSIDPTFRPQIFDFNEIDTQPISIIGEVIWYLVPFGFEI; this is encoded by the coding sequence ATGAAATACCAAATTGCTGAAGCACGTAAGCTTAGAAATATTACGCAAGCTGAATTAGCTGAGAAAATGGGAACCACTCAGCAGACAGTTCAAAGATATGAGACTAACCAAGTTAACATCCGCATGGATAAGATGATTGAAATGTCCGAAATCTTGAATGTGAGCCTGGCATACCTTCTTGGAATGTCTAGTAGTCCAGAGATATCAGAAGTTTCTGATATGGCACCTGTTCCACTCTTAGGCTCAATAGCTGCGGGCACCCCTATTGAAATGATTAGCGTTGATGAGACTTATGACATCCCAGCAGACATTCATGAGAGATATCCGCAAGCTTTTCTTTTAAAAGTTGTCGGTGAGTCCATGAACCGTGTTCTTCCTAATGGTTGTTATGCACTTATTAACCCATGTAAAGAAGAAATTAAGCCTATGAAGGCATATGCAGTGTGTGTGAATGGCTTTGATGCAACTATTAAACGAGTAAAGCCTCTATCGAATGGCTATGAGCTAATCCCAGACAGCATAGATCCTACATTTAGACCACAAATATTTGACTTTAATGAGATTGACACGCAGCCAATTTCGATTATTGGTGAAGTTATTTGGTATTTAGTTCCATTCGGATTTGAAATCTAA
- a CDS encoding tyrosine-type recombinase/integrase, whose amino-acid sequence MNIAVKRHGTFWQARVRFRGADGTIQEKSKSLGIPCAAGRGKKVARAAAEKWVQDAGFVEVVEQNQATRLDCSAYTYCLNYFKSLVATQQIERRTYTSYKNNVRYIDLFFGEKRLQEITVTDVELYVSWLYDSGYAANTVKKAFNSFRACTRHAVAIRDLQYDPCAAIKAPKGYLAPPNPLNEPSRKKLQVMLSALELSPMVLATYLAYYTGMRREECCGLQWKDVKFKAEDVTAHLCRAISYDGGKTYIKGLKNGKDRTVPIPAPLVDILKQWRSKYIEDCMLMGIAFSEEMYVLGDFSGEYLRPERATAWWKSHSEEWGLLGTQGRRPVFHDLRHTYATIAVRTMDIKSAQDILGHSDINMTMRYADTDLEQIQKAGKIIGEALNDAHKDGAEVLQLRRAI is encoded by the coding sequence ATGAATATTGCAGTCAAAAGACATGGAACTTTCTGGCAAGCTCGTGTACGTTTTCGTGGAGCTGATGGAACCATCCAAGAAAAAAGTAAATCTCTCGGAATTCCCTGTGCGGCTGGAAGGGGCAAAAAAGTTGCTCGAGCAGCTGCTGAGAAATGGGTTCAAGATGCAGGGTTTGTTGAGGTTGTCGAACAGAATCAAGCAACAAGGCTTGATTGTTCGGCATATACGTATTGTCTTAATTACTTTAAGAGCCTTGTTGCCACACAACAAATTGAACGTCGTACTTATACGTCTTATAAGAATAACGTCCGATATATTGATTTGTTCTTTGGAGAAAAGCGACTACAAGAGATTACTGTCACGGATGTCGAGTTATATGTGTCTTGGCTTTATGATTCTGGCTATGCAGCTAATACGGTTAAGAAAGCATTTAACTCCTTCCGTGCTTGTACGCGCCATGCTGTAGCAATTAGAGATCTGCAATACGATCCATGTGCGGCAATTAAAGCGCCAAAAGGTTATCTTGCACCGCCAAATCCGCTAAACGAACCTTCACGCAAGAAGCTTCAAGTCATGCTTTCTGCTCTTGAGCTTTCTCCGATGGTACTTGCGACATACCTGGCATATTACACAGGTATGAGACGTGAGGAGTGTTGTGGACTTCAATGGAAGGACGTGAAGTTTAAAGCTGAAGATGTCACAGCACATCTCTGTCGAGCCATCTCATACGATGGCGGCAAAACCTACATTAAGGGTTTAAAAAATGGTAAAGATAGAACGGTACCTATTCCAGCTCCGCTTGTAGACATTCTTAAGCAGTGGCGTTCTAAATACATTGAAGATTGTATGTTGATGGGAATTGCGTTTAGTGAAGAGATGTACGTTCTAGGTGACTTCTCTGGCGAATATCTTAGACCAGAGCGAGCGACTGCATGGTGGAAGAGTCACTCTGAGGAGTGGGGTCTTCTTGGAACGCAGGGGAGAAGACCAGTCTTTCATGATCTGCGACACACATATGCAACGATTGCAGTTAGAACTATGGACATTAAGAGCGCACAAGACATTCTTGGACACAGCGATATTAATATGACAATGCGTTATGCAGATACAGACTTGGAGCAAATTCAAAAGGCAGGGAAAATTATTGGAGAGGCTCTTAACGATGCTCACAAAGACGGTGCAGAAGTACTACAACTTAGGCGAGCGATATAA
- a CDS encoding single-stranded DNA-binding protein, which translates to MSINHVNISGNLTRDPELRSTAGGTNILSFGVAVNDRRKNPQTGKWQDVPNFIDCIVFGQRAEALSRFISKGAKVSIDGKLHYSSWETKDGQHRSKLEVVVGEIEFLSKTQTTAATAQGQPSFTAPQAPEEEFYDADIPF; encoded by the coding sequence ATGTCAATTAATCACGTTAATATCTCTGGAAACCTTACAAGAGATCCGGAGCTCCGTTCTACAGCAGGAGGAACAAATATCCTTTCGTTTGGTGTAGCTGTTAATGACCGACGCAAGAATCCGCAAACAGGCAAATGGCAAGATGTTCCTAACTTCATTGACTGCATTGTCTTTGGTCAACGTGCTGAAGCTCTCTCACGCTTTATTTCTAAGGGCGCAAAGGTCTCTATTGATGGCAAACTGCATTACAGCTCTTGGGAAACAAAGGACGGCCAGCATCGTAGCAAACTAGAGGTTGTTGTAGGGGAGATTGAGTTTCTATCCAAGACTCAAACAACAGCTGCCACAGCGCAGGGCCAACCTTCATTCACAGCACCACAGGCGCCAGAAGAAGAGTTTTACGATGCTGACATTCCGTTCTAA
- a CDS encoding exonuclease domain-containing protein — MAFWYLVFLVVVFLLFKKRRNKKQNSTNGFYPTPPAGAQNIPLPVSPQAPKVKTKPSNVPLKRTRWADFDVSKYPESYVVVDLETTGLDVHYCEIIEIAALKVVDGKITEEFSSLIHPPREIPSGATAINHITNHMVKNAPTLDKVIPQFDTFVKGFPLIGHNSLRYDAIVLEENFFRRDFLCDYVWYDTYKLARQILEPPYKLINIAKRLNVKQHGKAHRALADCYMTYGIYEKMREISIATTENVKCIEKYTDKNTESTKLSGTVFCLTGVPCCMPKSDFLKMLITNGATLSERVTLKTNYLIDCSGDETTKIKTARKYADRTGIKIISEQQMLEMLKQS; from the coding sequence ATGGCTTTCTGGTATCTAGTGTTTCTCGTAGTTGTGTTCCTACTTTTCAAAAAGCGGCGCAATAAAAAACAAAATTCGACAAATGGTTTTTACCCAACACCTCCTGCTGGTGCACAAAATATCCCATTGCCTGTATCCCCTCAAGCACCAAAAGTTAAAACTAAACCAAGTAATGTTCCTTTAAAAAGAACGCGCTGGGCAGATTTTGATGTCTCAAAATATCCTGAATCATATGTAGTAGTAGATCTTGAAACAACAGGGCTAGACGTCCATTACTGCGAAATCATTGAAATTGCCGCTCTTAAAGTAGTAGACGGAAAAATTACAGAAGAATTTAGTTCGCTCATTCATCCTCCAAGAGAGATACCATCTGGCGCAACTGCAATCAACCATATAACTAATCACATGGTAAAGAATGCGCCAACGCTCGATAAAGTTATCCCGCAATTTGATACGTTCGTTAAAGGATTTCCTCTAATCGGTCATAACTCTCTTAGATATGACGCGATTGTTCTCGAGGAGAATTTCTTTAGACGCGACTTTTTATGCGATTATGTTTGGTATGACACATACAAATTGGCTAGACAAATCTTAGAGCCACCATACAAACTGATAAATATTGCCAAAAGACTTAACGTTAAACAACATGGCAAAGCTCACAGGGCTCTCGCGGACTGTTATATGACTTATGGCATCTACGAAAAGATGAGAGAAATTTCTATAGCAACAACGGAAAACGTAAAATGTATTGAGAAATACACCGATAAAAACACTGAAAGCACAAAGCTTTCTGGAACCGTCTTTTGCTTGACAGGTGTTCCGTGCTGTATGCCTAAAAGCGATTTTCTAAAAATGCTAATTACAAATGGGGCAACCTTGAGCGAAAGAGTAACTCTCAAAACTAATTATTTGATTGATTGCTCTGGAGACGAAACCACAAAAATTAAAACAGCTAGGAAGTATGCCGACCGAACTGGCATCAAAATTATAAGTGAGCAACAAATGCTCGAAATGTTAAAACAAAGCTAA
- a CDS encoding 4-phosphopantoate--beta-alanine ligase encodes MMLTKQERREIAERAKEYKKEEEQLSWDQFSYVLLGIQSWRSDDELLDRIVELCEAVNVDELAFRPSADEMYLQALNVKHERIAAYVEADSYVNIKHIISCIEDFDAAISHYKRLVERSNNAN; translated from the coding sequence GTGATGCTAACTAAACAGGAACGCCGAGAGATTGCAGAGAGAGCTAAAGAGTATAAGAAAGAAGAAGAACAGCTTAGCTGGGACCAATTTTCATACGTTCTTCTAGGCATTCAGAGCTGGAGAAGTGACGATGAGCTTTTAGACCGCATTGTTGAGCTTTGTGAGGCAGTTAATGTTGACGAGCTGGCATTTAGGCCATCAGCGGACGAAATGTACCTGCAGGCTTTGAACGTCAAGCATGAGCGTATTGCTGCATATGTCGAAGCTGATTCGTACGTAAACATAAAACACATTATTAGCTGTATCGAAGACTTTGACGCAGCGATTTCTCACTACAAGCGACTGGTCGAAAGGAGTAACAATGCTAACTAA
- a CDS encoding class I SAM-dependent methyltransferase, whose product MTSLPPALDVACGARSFYFDKQDERVLKCDANPRHLTLCDGRTLDVSPDKVADFRKLPFSDKSFNLVIFDPPHLDVGAGWQVDKYGKLDSDSWHEDLAKGFSECLRVLKPYGVLVFKWYEYHIPLKDVLALCPAKPIIGNRRPKASKTHWVLFMREPETQKQAALPADDYIDNQTLALAT is encoded by the coding sequence ATGACTAGCCTACCACCAGCCCTAGACGTGGCCTGCGGGGCACGGAGCTTTTACTTCGACAAGCAAGACGAGCGAGTACTTAAGTGCGACGCAAACCCAAGACATCTCACGCTGTGTGATGGACGCACGCTCGATGTCAGCCCCGATAAGGTTGCCGACTTCCGGAAGCTACCTTTCTCGGATAAAAGCTTCAACCTCGTCATCTTTGATCCGCCGCATTTAGACGTTGGAGCAGGTTGGCAAGTCGATAAGTACGGCAAACTTGATTCCGACAGCTGGCATGAGGACTTAGCCAAAGGCTTTAGCGAGTGTCTACGTGTACTCAAACCATACGGTGTCCTTGTTTTTAAGTGGTACGAGTATCACATTCCGCTCAAGGATGTACTGGCACTTTGTCCGGCAAAGCCAATTATCGGCAACCGCCGCCCTAAAGCGTCTAAGACGCATTGGGTGTTGTTTATGAGAGAACCAGAGACGCAAAAGCAAGCCGCTCTACCGGCAGATGACTATATCGACAATCAAACACTTGCCCTGGCAACGTAA
- a CDS encoding helix-turn-helix domain-containing protein, with the protein MESLRNTELITVEQASQLLGIPVSTMRKMCARGEVYAKKAGKRWLINKRILLSLYGLHSKE; encoded by the coding sequence ATGGAGAGCTTGCGAAACACCGAGCTTATAACCGTTGAACAGGCTTCTCAACTATTAGGCATACCAGTTTCCACGATGCGCAAGATGTGCGCAAGAGGGGAGGTGTATGCCAAGAAAGCCGGTAAACGGTGGCTCATTAATAAACGGATTCTCTTAAGCCTCTACGGCTTGCATTCTAAGGAATAA
- a CDS encoding BRO family protein, whose amino-acid sequence MDDTSIQVFSSQQFGELRALKDLDGEPWFIAQDVCRALGTDVKDVRSVLECDEVSNLDTIEVYKKPGRSPLIVSEAGLYNLVLRSRKPEAKPFRRWVTHEVLPSIRRSGGYIATDGSESNEDLLARAVLVANEAIQRKDAQLKEQQRQLYEKDTTIIEQGAKIDELAPKAGMYDTVINVKGTMTITDAARYLSQYDPQITRKRLFALLRADGLICRVGKAPTKKGIETGRFVQIMSTRRDGKSNEPYARMTQKGFDWCVTAYCTAPLIN is encoded by the coding sequence ATGGACGATACAAGTATACAGGTTTTTAGTTCGCAACAATTTGGTGAGCTAAGAGCCCTCAAAGATCTTGACGGTGAACCATGGTTTATTGCTCAAGATGTGTGTAGAGCTCTTGGGACTGATGTTAAAGATGTTCGGTCAGTTCTTGAATGTGATGAAGTTTCAAACCTCGATACTATCGAGGTTTATAAAAAGCCTGGACGATCTCCGCTCATTGTGTCTGAAGCTGGTTTATATAATCTTGTGCTCAGAAGTCGTAAGCCAGAAGCAAAGCCTTTTCGGCGCTGGGTCACGCATGAAGTACTTCCGTCAATTCGGCGCTCTGGCGGCTACATCGCCACAGATGGATCAGAAAGCAATGAAGACCTTCTCGCTCGTGCGGTTCTAGTCGCAAATGAAGCAATCCAGCGCAAGGATGCACAACTTAAAGAGCAGCAACGTCAGCTCTATGAGAAGGATACAACCATCATCGAGCAAGGCGCCAAGATTGACGAGCTCGCTCCAAAAGCTGGTATGTATGACACAGTTATTAACGTCAAAGGCACGATGACGATTACAGATGCTGCTCGCTATCTTTCGCAGTATGACCCTCAAATAACCCGCAAACGCCTCTTTGCCCTTCTTCGCGCTGATGGTTTGATTTGCCGTGTTGGCAAAGCTCCAACAAAGAAGGGAATTGAGACGGGAAGATTCGTACAGATCATGAGCACCCGTCGAGATGGTAAGTCTAATGAGCCTTATGCCAGGATGACGCAAAAAGGCTTTGACTGGTGCGTTACCGCTTACTGTACAGCTCCGCTCATTAATTAG
- a CDS encoding nuclear transport factor 2 family protein — MNEREKIIRLWFDMWLTQQDLGIDEIFSDDVIYIESWCPKYENRQTVKHWFNEWNTRGIVLAWDIKQFFHKDNQTIVEWHFKNKMNEGEVEEFDGISLIVWTADNKIKALKEFGCNCNNYNPYKESETPLFRDEKANWF, encoded by the coding sequence ATGAATGAAAGAGAGAAAATCATTCGTTTATGGTTTGATATGTGGCTTACACAACAAGACTTAGGGATAGATGAAATTTTTTCTGATGATGTAATTTATATTGAGAGTTGGTGTCCTAAGTATGAAAACCGTCAAACAGTAAAGCACTGGTTTAACGAGTGGAATACAAGAGGAATAGTGCTTGCGTGGGATATAAAGCAATTTTTTCATAAGGATAATCAAACTATTGTAGAATGGCACTTCAAAAATAAAATGAATGAGGGGGAAGTTGAAGAATTTGACGGTATTTCTTTGATTGTTTGGACAGCCGATAATAAGATAAAAGCATTAAAAGAGTTTGGCTGTAATTGCAATAACTACAATCCTTATAAAGAGAGTGAAACACCCTTATTTAGAGATGAAAAAGCAAATTGGTTTTGA
- a CDS encoding transposon-encoded TnpW family protein, with protein sequence MEEEKREIKAPPNKQLIMDIGKTKYTVNLHFKQGTVETYKDKILKLIKRETEKI encoded by the coding sequence ATGGAAGAAGAAAAAAGAGAAATAAAAGCACCACCTAATAAACAGTTAATTATGGATATTGGAAAGACAAAATACACTGTAAACCTACATTTCAAGCAAGGAACAGTCGAAACATACAAAGATAAAATACTAAAGCTAATTAAGAGAGAAACAGAGAAGATATAA
- a CDS encoding SAP domain-containing protein, giving the protein MIESRPEFDKITSFDEFSKYYWYREELSQICKSLGLEYRGIKQELNYIIEQYFKGNLIKKSSIKNEKKKVETITLDMPLLECGFSFNTQFREYFSILTDVSPFKFTADMATAWRKVKSENDLSFTIQDMLKVYYGKSDYAKYDNSVCQWNQFLKDFCADENSCNYSNKLKVASILWKEVRNSRNEKIYSKNLLTEYAYKIKEYCK; this is encoded by the coding sequence TTGATAGAAAGTAGACCTGAGTTTGATAAAATTACATCGTTTGATGAATTTAGTAAATACTATTGGTATCGTGAAGAACTTTCACAGATATGCAAGTCATTAGGATTAGAATATAGAGGTATAAAACAAGAACTCAATTATATTATTGAGCAGTATTTTAAGGGTAATTTGATTAAAAAGTCATCAATAAAAAATGAAAAGAAAAAAGTGGAAACTATTACCTTAGATATGCCATTACTTGAATGTGGGTTCTCCTTTAACACACAATTTAGAGAATATTTCTCAATTTTAACAGATGTTTCACCATTTAAATTTACTGCTGATATGGCTACTGCTTGGAGAAAAGTAAAAAGCGAAAATGATTTGAGTTTTACAATTCAAGATATGCTGAAAGTTTATTATGGAAAATCAGATTATGCCAAGTATGATAATTCGGTTTGTCAATGGAATCAATTTTTAAAGGATTTCTGTGCAGATGAAAATAGTTGCAACTATTCAAATAAATTAAAAGTAGCTTCCATTCTTTGGAAAGAAGTTAGAAATTCAAGAAATGAAAAAATTTATTCAAAGAATCTTTTGACTGAATATGCTTATAAAATAAAAGAGTATTGCAAGTAG
- a CDS encoding DUF4406 domain-containing protein: MDSVDTALNLIERYAKLAYLSNGEFLGTDIRDKQVYLSGPITGEKNYKGLFSFARDLVEFGGAAKIYSPAVRIPARFSWEQAMKHCLSEITGYDTVVMLPEWEASDGARLEHDVALACGIHVVDFTNNKIIYGLYYALKETLEKCL, encoded by the coding sequence GTGGACAGTGTAGATACAGCTCTTAACCTTATTGAACGTTATGCAAAGTTGGCATATCTGAGTAATGGCGAATTTCTCGGTACTGACATTAGAGATAAGCAAGTGTACTTATCCGGTCCAATTACAGGCGAAAAGAATTATAAAGGCTTGTTCTCATTTGCTAGAGATCTTGTTGAATTTGGTGGTGCTGCGAAGATTTATAGCCCCGCTGTACGGATTCCAGCAAGATTTAGCTGGGAACAGGCAATGAAGCACTGCTTGTCAGAAATTACTGGTTATGACACGGTGGTAATGTTGCCTGAGTGGGAAGCTTCAGATGGTGCTCGACTTGAACATGATGTTGCGCTTGCCTGTGGAATACACGTTGTTGATTTTACCAACAACAAGATTATTTACGGTTTGTACTACGCACTTAAAGAGACCCTTGAAAAATGCTTATAG